The Anas acuta chromosome 7, bAnaAcu1.1, whole genome shotgun sequence DNA window tcctgatTTTGTGATGTCACTTTATAGGAGTGATTGTTGTAAACAGCAAGACAGCTTACTGTCTCCTAGAGTAACATAATGTAAATGTCCCTTCAAAATCAGAAAGTGGTGAAAGAAAGATTGTTAGTTTGCTATTTAATAAGCTCAAGGGTTTGGTATGTGTAAAAAGCGTAAGTAAAGCCAGCTGCACTAAAAATATGCCCAGATTCAGCATCATAATTTTTCTCCAAAGGAAAATCAAGCAGTAGTATTGCCAGCTCTTTAAATCCTTTTGGAAATTCTAGACACTGAggtatttgtttttatggtCTCATGAATGGACGATGAACAGTGAATTCAAACTGTTTGCCACCTCTACTGAGAagccaaaggaaagaaaacatttttgcttgtgTACAATATGGGAcaccactgatttttttttttccatgaaagctTGTGAAGAGTTTGAGCCCCCAAAATTCAAAATCCAGAAGCTAAAAACTCAACTGatccattatttttaaagatagcTCACTATGTTCATTGACAGACAGATCTATTATCCTGACAGGTTCAGCTGGCAACACCCTTGTAATGATAACACAAcctgcagctgcatgtggggAAGATGCCCTCTTGTTAATGATGCCTGGAACCACCTGCCCCTGGGGGTGGAGAGTTTATCAAGCCTGTAGGGGAGGTGGTCAGGGTTTGCTCTTTGCAGCCTGATTAGGCTGGTCCTTCTTGCTGCAGGTACTGGATGGCTATGGAGTGCTGAAGAGGGAAGGATGAGATGACAGGAGGAGCCATCCAAGCAGGGAATTGGATGATTGGTGATGGACTCCTACAGTTGCAATGGGAAAGCAGAGGTAAGGCTGGCTGCAGAGTGGAAGCCTGGGTAGGTTTGGGTGTCTGAATTAGATTGGGggatgtgtgtttgtgtgtgacaAGCATGTGATGAAGCTGTTACAGGGCTAGAAAGGAACAGAATCACTTAGAGATTAAGATCTTGGCTATAGTTTCTTCCTGTGTTTCCTTGGCTTAAGTGATGGTGTCAACTGTCACCTTACAATGGGAGAGGATGAAAACACTGTGTTAGGAAGTAAAGAGCCACAGTTTCCCCCTTAAAACAAATCTGAGGCTCAGACTGGTTTTCTAGCCTTTACTGTCTCTAATACTTAAAGTACAAAAGCTCAGTAACTGTTGCCATTCAACTCTGGGCATTGATGTTATTAACCACAGTAGATGCAATGAATGCAGTCTCCTGAGTTgttataatttcattatttgatGAGGCTGCAGGAAAGACTTTGTGCTCCACTTCTACAGAGTAGCGGGAATAATGTTGTGAAACTCTGAGCCAGGgatcctcttctttctcctccctctagTGTTACTTGTTCAGAATTCCTAGCTGGGTTTTTGTAAAAGTAGTGTGATGTGGATAAGCAGATCAGTTGCCATGGTGTTCCACCTTTGCATCTGACAGTGTGAAACCCAAGCTCTAAAAGCACTGCACAAAACTGTTGTGCCAATGCCATGGAGGTAAAACAAAGCTGTGTGTTAATGGAAGATACCATGTGCTGCTATGGCAAGCAGCCTGTTATATGGCTGTTTGTGTGTTATGCACATGAAGGAAAAGTGAGttgtaaccaaaaaaaaaaaaactttgtgcATGTCATGCATTGACAGTCAACCTTTTGCATAGTCCTGCTGAGCATTCAAGCTACTTGCTGTAAAGGAGAATGCCTCGGCACCATGAGCTGTGTACAACTGCCTGGTCCTATTGTGAAAGCAATGGGGCAGATCCTTTTTGCCTCTCTATGTCCTTCTCACAGCCATCCCTGAAACCACGTAGCCTGCAAGTGATCCCAGTTATGGGCAGGCACTTTGGGCTGTGTAGGACCACAGATGCCTAAATGCATGGGGGGATAGTCTGAGGGCTGGTTTGCAGAGCAGGGTGTGCTGGTTGCTGCTCTCCTGAAGTGTTCACCCATGTTGTGACCACAATCAAGTAGATCTGTGGCTCTTGGTATTTTGAAGCAGATCTGGGGGCTGCAAATTTGGGATTCATCACTAATACTGCTGCTATGTTAAACATGGAGGTTAATGGTGTAAGAGGGCTAAAGGACAGACTGCTGAGACACATGTGCTTACAGAGCCACTACTTAAGCAGTTCTGTTTTGGTCCTTTTCTTAGCATCCTACCCTTTCCATGTGGCTTTCTTCAAGTAAGGTAAGTTGTAGATTGGATTAGATGTTACATGAAGTGGCCATGTTTAGGACAAGTAAAAAGTAGCTGTCCTTGAATAACCTTTTTTGAATATTCTGTAGTAGactgtaaaatataatttcaaaaccAATATTAAATATCTTTAGGTAGTATTTCATCAATCTCGAGTTTAATTGAATGCTTGTGTTGTGAATTTACATCAAGGTAAGTGTTACGTGTTATCTTCCCAGTTTTTGAGCACCTGAGTTGTGAAGGCTGTAAGTCAGAAACTGCTTCTCTTGTCAGGGTTAAGTTCcatttaaaattgttaaaatTCTGTCTTAGCTCATATCGTGTCTGTAGATTCCTATGCTCACCTTGGAGGTAGAATAACTTTGTCCTCAGAAAACTTGTCAGTGAACATCAAATTTTTACAACACATTGTCATTTCCCCTGTATGAAAAAGTCAAACTCTATAATCCAGCATGGTAAATAATGCTGCcatacaaatatacatatatatatatatatgcgcCTAAACACTCATCTGTAATGCTAGAGTTTTGACAGAAGTGTGTTTTCCTGAGGCAAAGAGCTGGTCACAGTGACTGCTAGccttggaaaaaagaaaaataaaaatgctggcTGCTACTTCCAACCCAGGCACTGTCCTAGGAGATATTTTAGGTTGTAAGGTGCTTCTTGAGGTGACTGCTCCTTTGAGCATTGTTTGAAGGGgactgggttttatttttggtactGCACAGTGTGCTTCATCCACAGCTTGTTTGTGTGCCTGCTAGGGACTTGATGTTTGATCATGGGTGAGCAGACCATGAGTGCTCACCTGCTGCTGGGATATTGCTCCTCTATGCTCGGCCTGCTGATACACTGTCCAAAACCTATTTCAAAGCAATCCCTATTTCAAAACATTGTGCAATGCAGAAGCAATGTGAGAACAGCATTTCCCTCTAAGTGGGAATGTTGCTTTGGCCATAGCTCATTAGCTAGGtaaagtattcattttcaagACAGTTTCTGTGAAACTCATCTGCTTCTCAGTCTCTTCACAGCTGTTTCCTCACCTAACCCTCACCATTCATGTTAACATTTGCTCTTTGCCTTCATCTACTCTGTGGAAACAGGATCGGGCTAACTTAACTTGTGAAATTTGTGTAAGAGAGGAAGCTTTCCTAGGACTACTTACTGtctttattttggtttaaataTCTAGTTTTCTAGTTGGTCAATTTCAGTGCAACTTTACCCTGTTACAGAAATTGTTTTGTGGGGAGGGAACAGCTGTTCTGGTGGCAGTTTAATTCGGGAAACATTGATGTCCTAAGCTACAAGGATGGTCTCTGGCTGCCCTCACCTCCTCAGGCGCTTGGCTGGCGGGTGCCCCTCAGCATcagcaggctctgcagggctccaggGAGAAAAGAGGCAAGTTTCGAGAGTGGTACGAAAAAGTAAGCATTTTAttaggggagggggggaaaaaaaggccaAAGGGGGAGAGGTGGCCTCAGACAAGTGCGGGCggcagctcagccctgccagAAGCCGACGAAGAAGCTGCAGAGCGAGTGCCACCGCTGGGCGCAGTAGGTCTCCACCAGGCGCTCGGGGGGCTCGGCGgaggccgggggcggcggcgtGGGGCCGGGGTCGTGGCCGGGGCTGGGCGGCAGCAGCCGCAGCTGAGCCTCGGGGGGAGCCCGGCCGGGGCCGCATTGGCGAGGGCCGAGCGGGGCGCCCTCGGCGcagggccggcggcggcggcgcaggTGGGCTATGACCTGCCGCCAGTAGCGGCGGCTGCGGGCGCCGTAGgcggggcagcggcggggctCCCCCCGGTACACGCAGCTccgcgccgccccgccgcccgccggcGGCCGGCAGCTAAGGCGCAGCTCGCTGGCCCCCGCCGCCCAGCGCAGCTCCCACTGGCAGCGGTGCCGCTCCGGCGTGGAGAAGCGCCCCGTCTGCGCCGCCTCGCCCGggccgctgcccgccgcccccaGCGCGGCCAGCAGGGCCAACGGGGCCAGCAGCGCCAGGGGCCGCCGCATCTCCTCGGCGCCGCGGGAGCCGCCTCCGGTGCCTGTGGGAAGGCAAAGCCAGCTCCGCACGAAGCCGCCGCTGCCCcattccctccctccttccccgggtttccccgctgctccccccctccccttagTCCCCCGCCGCGACTCACGGTGTG harbors:
- the FGFBP3 gene encoding fibroblast growth factor-binding protein 3, with translation MRRPLALLAPLALLAALGAAGSGPGEAAQTGRFSTPERHRCQWELRWAAGASELRLSCRPPAGGGAARSCVYRGEPRRCPAYGARSRRYWRQVIAHLRRRRRPCAEGAPLGPRQCGPGRAPPEAQLRLLPPSPGHDPGPTPPPPASAEPPERLVETYCAQRWHSLCSFFVGFWQG